The region TTTACCTGGTTCCTGTCTGTTAGTTTTTCAGTTCACGAGTAATCAAATCGTTAATCTTGAGACCAACGGCTTCTTCACCCCCAAAGATGGTACCCGTCTTGCCTGCATTAAAGCGCTTTGCAATTTCTGTGTAAGCATTAGCTGGTAAAGGAACGTATCTCACAGCTCTTGCTGCATTACCAGCATTCTTCAGGTAGTAATCTACGAAGCGCTTCACTTCAGGCTTCTTAGCAGAGGCAGCGTTGACGTAGATAAAGATAGGACGAGACAAAGGCGTGTAGGCACCGCTAATCACATTGGCAGCCGAGGGAGCTACGCCATTGATCTTAACTGACTTCAGACGATTTTTGTTGGCTTCGTAATATGCCAAACCAAAATAGCCCAACGCACCTTTGTCACGAGAAACACCCTGTACAAGCACGTTGTCATCTTCACTAGCAGTGAAGTCTTTACGGCTAGCTTTGGACTTACCGTTAATCGCTTCGGTGAAGTAGTCAAAAGTACCAGAGTCAGCACCCGGTCCAAACAGTTTCAGGGGTTGGTTGGGGAAGCCAGAGCGCACTTCTCTCCAGTTGTTAACAGTACTGTTCGGCTCCCAAATCTTCTTCAGTTCAGCTGGAGTCATGTCGGTTGCCCAATTGTTGGCGGGGTTGACAACCACTGTCAATGCGTCATAAGCAATAGGCAGCTCGATGTAGCTGATGCCTTTTGCTCTACAAGCATCCATTTCTTTCTTCAGAATGGGGCGAGATGCATTAGAAACATCGGTTTCACCAGCGCAGAACTTCTTGAATCCGCCACCTGTACCCGAAATCCCGACAGTTACTTTGGTCCCGGTAGCCTTCTGAAAATCTTCGGCAATTTTTTCGGTAATCGGGTAAACCGTACTGGAACCATCCACTTTGACGGTACTACCCTGAGAGTTCACCGCAGCCACGGACAGCCCAATCACAGCAACAGTTGCTGCAGTTGCACTAACGAGCGTGGTGAAGCGGCTTGGCACAAGCTTCACATTATTGACCACCATAGTTTTGCTC is a window of Leptolyngbyaceae cyanobacterium JSC-12 DNA encoding:
- a CDS encoding phosphate ABC transporter substrate-binding protein, PhoT family (IMG reference gene:2510097809~TIGRFAM: phosphate binding protein), with product MVVNNVKLVPSRFTTLVSATAATVAVIGLSVAAVNSQGSTVKVDGSSTVYPITEKIAEDFQKATGTKVTVGISGTGGGFKKFCAGETDVSNASRPILKKEMDACRAKGISYIELPIAYDALTVVVNPANNWATDMTPAELKKIWEPNSTVNNWREVRSGFPNQPLKLFGPGADSGTFDYFTEAINGKSKASRKDFTASEDDNVLVQGVSRDKGALGYFGLAYYEANKNRLKSVKINGVAPSAANVISGAYTPLSRPIFIYVNAASAKKPEVKRFVDYYLKNAGNAARAVRYVPLPANAYTEIAKRFNAGKTGTIFGGEEAVGLKINDLITRELKN